CACGGCACCCGCCGTGACGCCGGGACCGTGTGCGTGCTGCCGGCCGTGCAGCAACACGGAGCCGCCTTGGCCACCGAGTGCGAAGTGCTGTCGCTGGCCGCCAATCGACGGCGGGTGGAGTCGGTGCTCGTGCGCCGGCATGGCGAGCAGATCCGCCTGTCAGCGGGGCTGATCGTGCTGGCGGCAGGGGCGTTCATGTCTCCGCGTCTGCTGCTCGCCTCGGCCAGCCCGGACTGGCCGCAGGGCCTGGCCAACGACAGCGGGCTGGTCGGGCGCCACTTGATGTTCCACGCCAGCGACTTCGTCGCGCTGCGGCCTCGCCGCCGGGGCACGGCCGGACGGGCCGCCGAGGGCAGCCTCGACAAGGCGCTGTCCTTCAACGACTTCTACCGTGTGGACGGCCGGAGTTTCGGCACCTGGCAATCCACCGGTCTGGCGCCCGGCCCCGGCCTGGCCTGGCACTTCCTGCGCGCCCGGTCCCTGGCCTGGCCGGCCCCGCTGCGCCGGGCGATGGGGCCGGCCTTGCGGGTCGGCGCCGGGCTGCCGCTGCCCGCGCTGCGCGGCGGTACGGTGCTCGCTTCCATCGTCGAGGACTTCCCGCACGCCGA
The sequence above is a segment of the Aquabacterium sp. J223 genome. Coding sequences within it:
- a CDS encoding GMC oxidoreductase, giving the protein MGCTPTAPIWPPVVRHRVPTVSGDRATHGTRRDAGTVCVLPAVQQHGAALATECEVLSLAANRRRVESVLVRRHGEQIRLSAGLIVLAAGAFMSPRLLLASASPDWPQGLANDSGLVGRHLMFHASDFVALRPRRRGTAGRAAEGSLDKALSFNDFYRVDGRSFGTWQSTGLAPGPGLAWHFLRARSLAWPAPLRRAMGPALRVGAGLPLPALRGGTVLASIVEDFPHADNRVWLDPAAPGGLRFHYRYPVELRRRCGLMRGRLRKALGADHWLWCLSGPNNLNFPHACGTCRFGDDPRQSVLDRNNRAHGLDNLYVVDAAFFPSSGGTNPALTIAANALRVAAALHEERGSAVAADREPRHAPAQPAAQGV